ttgttttggcatgtttaattgtggcatgtggccttcttagttgcagcacgcatgtgggatctagttccctgaccagggatcgaaccctggccccctgcattgggagcacggagttttacccactggaccaacgagggaagtcccaaattttgacttctcataaaataaaatgttaactcAGGCTAATCCCTCTCTTGagatgtatatatagtatatgtgacTATAACTAGCCTGCTATTTCTTTACTTGTGTTCTGGAAGCACATAATTATCAgcctaatgatttttttcttattcctcagAGGAAGTTTGCTAACTAGAAGTCTAGcagaaattgtgaagaaggatgACTTTGTTCTTGACTCAGAGTATCTCGTCACATTACTGGTCGTGGTTCCCAAGTATGCCTTTTTATTACAGAAGGGTTTTTACCTATTCAAATACAAGAGAAATATTAGTGTCTGATACTGTAATTTGAAGTTTTCCATAAACCCAAGTGTAAAGGGAGTATCACCTTGTCATTTGTTCTGTCAACCAACATGTGCTCATGGCAGATACAGTAGAATTTAGTTCATAACCTGGTAATGGAGCTGTCAATTATAAATTGATATTCCAGATCAAAATTTGCTTAGTAGAGTTGgcccattaaaaaattaaataatcctAAATTATTGGACTTAAAAGAAATATTGTTCTTAGACTTTTCAAAACAGCgagctatttgtttttctgaaaaatgtttGATGATTCGTTAGGATGAATTAAGCCCTCTAAGAAGCAAAGGATGGATTAAATCAAAGCTTGGCAtattttttctgcaaagggccagatagtaagtattttacCCTTTGCAAGGCACATGGTCTCTGATACAACTACACAGTTCTACCGCTTCAACTTTGTCGTTGTAGCTGAAAGCAGTCACACACAGTGTGTACATGAATGGACGTGGCTGTGTGTCAGtagaactttatttacaaaaacaggtgtaCAGGTTATGGACATAGTTTGCTGGGTTAGACTATCCTTTGAAACCTCCTTTAGATTAGGCCTTctgttttaattaatatttggtaATCTTGGTAAAATGAAACCTTTGGAAGAttagaactgtgtgtgtgtgtgtgtgtgtgtgtgtgagagagagagagggagagggagagggagagggagagggagagggaaagagacacTGTTAATGGTTTCACTTCTGACTTACACTAAAATCTCACTATCAGGGGATCCAAACTGGGATGGGAGATTTGGGGACTCTTCAGAGCATTCATTATTCATGAAATCTTTCTTTGCTGTGCTCTCCATTTTTGTCTGGTTAGGAAACTGGGAATATTAGAAAATGATGCCTCCTGGAAAGGGGTCGGAAAGGACCTCCATTGAATTTTAGTGGCTACAGTATTACCTGACTTCCGCTTTTTCCCCCTTACGGCAGAATACTAGAACACtgattatttctaaaaatttctgtctttgtgtTTTTATACTATGCAGGAAAATAACCTTTGCCCAGATAAAAGATTTGTCTCATGCaacctttatttaaaatttgtgtttaagACCAGAAgttttcatagttttctgtgCACTGTACTTGAAACCTCGGATAGGACCTAGGATACCTTGTATAATGGATTATTCACTATCCTGGCTATAGATATTACGATTCTTTATTTTGTACTGCATATATAATCATCTCTCGCCACACCCACAAAAGCCAGTGGTCTCAAAAGAAGGTTGTTGCACAGTGATCTGTGGCAGCTTGGTTTACTGTCAGTTTGTTTACTCAATACTTCCTGGTACTCTGTGCTTTTGGTAAATGTGGTTTTACCCAGCTCTTCATAATGGCCACTGAATAGAAATGTTAGTGATTCCAGCatggcttctctctctttctctttctttccttttttctttttttagtgagGTAATAATGTATATCAACCCTAAAGTTTGAAAGTAACTTAGAATATGTATTTTGCTTTGCTTCCTTTCCAAACTTAGTTCTAGAACGTGCCTCTTTTGCAGTAGTTACTGGATGTAAGAGATGGTGAGCTGTATTTCCTACTTTACCACTTAGTGTATTTGAAGTTCATTCTCTGTagaaaacttgaatttttttttttgttgttaaatagaTTTGAGGTATACCTATTATAGTTGGATTTCCTatttgtctcataattttttctctttctgggctCGGCATGAAGGTAGGACTTGTTTTCCTCTTCCGGTAACTTAATTGTATCTTTTCTGCAGGTTAAACCACAATGACTGGATTAAGCAGTATGAAACACTAGCTGAAATGGTAGTTCCAAGGTCTAGCAAGTAAGTAGTAGTCTTTGTAAAGCTTGCTTCTTTCGTAGAATTCCTTTGGTAGTTTGGATGTTGGAACAGGAGATATCTTTATCTTTCCTTTGTGGtaagttttacagttttggaGCCATCATTTTCCCCTTAAAAATAAGTGAGTTATATTAACTCTAGCTGCTGTGGACCTGGAAGGGCCTTTGTACACTCTGATCGACCCACTCATGTTTATTATAGATGTAGAGGTTTGAGGCCACAGAGGTGACGTggtttgcccagagtcacacatctCATTAGTGACAGAGCTGTAACTAGAACCCAGATCTCTGGTGTGGTACTTTTTCTGCTGTGCTACCCCCTCAAAATTCTTCCTTCAGTATTTATTGTATACCTACTGTGTGTCTATATTTCCTCATTTATCTTGCAAAGGAAGTGTACCAAAATGGCTACTAGGGTACTCTGTTGATCTGCAAATATTTACCATCACTTTCCAGTAAGCGTAGATTCTACTGAATCTGTactttcctttaaaagaaaaaaaacttttattaagcAATTTTAAGCTTATGGATTAATATTCACTGTGTAATTTGATATGTACAGCAATTCCATGAAGTAGTTTTGGCAGTTATACTTTTTCtcatagatgaagaaataaaaatgcagaagAGTTAAGTCATCGCCTAAAGCGTATATGGCTGTATAAGTGTGCAGTGGCAAAGTTAGGACTAAAACTCAGGTCTTTTAACTCCAAATCCTGCACTCTTGACACTACATAGCATGTCATTTTTTCCTGCACTCTGCCATTCTACACAAGATATTCttcaagaaaatataaagtacagTGTGTATGCACCCCCAAAGAATTGCTTTGTATATTCTTATATATCCctcagtgtgtgtatatatataccctcAGCATGGTGAAAGAAAGGTCTAGGAGGTAGTAAAGAAGTGGTGTTAGTAAGGCCAGGcccatgaaatattttcttttccagtttcatTTTGTCATATGGGAGGTAGCTTAGTATAATGGAAAGAGTCCTGGACCCAGGGATCTGAGTTCTATTGCTGGTTCTGCTACCAACTTGCTATGTGACCTGCGGTAAGTcttttaacttctctgggcctcattttctttgtaaaatgagcCTCGCACCTTCCCTGTACACATTATGAGGTTCTTTTAAGACTTGATAAGATATATAAAGTAGAAGGTAATGTGATTATTGTAGTTTTCACAAATGTTGATTTTTTGAGAATGAAACCACAAACCTGTGctcattgtgaatttttttcccatttggggGGAATACTTTCCATTCACACTGGCCCTTCACATGGTAGACTGAAGATTGAGGTTGTGTCTTAATGCTGGTTTTCCTCCGAAGCTGTTTATCCTGACAGATGACACCTTCTTAGACCTTTGTGCTCTGGAGACCGTAAAAGTCACAGAGGTTGTCTTTacgtttgggggcagggagaggaggaaagtaAGGACCCAGTGCACACAGAATGTCCTCCCACCCTGTGGTGTGTGAGCCTAGTCCAGGGGAGTGGTGTGTAGTCCCAGGTTTATTCGGAAAGAAGGGCTTTAGAAATACTACCTCAGACTTACATCTTTTGAAAAATCACTTTAgtagttaaaaggaaaaaaatgtcagatGCCAGCAGTTCAGTACAGGCAGCACCCATGTCTTTTGAAAGACCCCTGGGTGCTCCCTGACCACCTGAGAGTCCCCAGCCCTTCCTCACTCAGTGAGAACGTCTGTTCACCTCTTTATCAGTCTAAAGACTTTCGGAATCATTGACTTGAAAAGTTATTTACATTTAGTCGTTGAGAGCAATGCAGTAGCTCAGCCAGCACCTGAAGAGGATGCTTAGTTCACATGGGACAGACAGGTTTTAGGGGGTTAGTCTGGAATTTTGTACTTCTGTTTAGGAAAGATCTCCATGACTTGATGTTGGATTTTTCACGTATCATAATAACTAACGTTTTTGAGTGATTACTATACGCTGGtcattgttctaagtgctttattttaaagtgaattatAAGTAGTAATACTGTCACTTGTTGCTTTTTGTCACAATACCTGAGTGGTTACTCTTGGAAGCAGTGAAGATGAAAGTGGACTTTTGAGGAAGAAGAATAGATTGAAAAAAACCATCTTTAAACctgaaagaaataatttcacctaaaaaaacacacaaaatctAGCTATTTGCAAAATATTCTACATAAATCTTGAAAGATTGGACCATGTGAAATATCGCCATCGTTGGGTGGTTAAAGTGCAGGGATGTGTATAAATGCCAAGTCAGAGTTAAAGGCCAAAGAGTCTGAGAGGCTGAGCTGCTGTTCTGCTTCTTTCTGTTGGAATAACTATTCAGAAAGAGGTGATTTTCACTTGTACTTTCAGAATTACCACTTAGCTTTTTGTCTGTCTGCTTTTGCTTATTAAGATAATCTGGTTGGGTTACGTCACTGGTTGACTTGGGCCTTTTCTCTGTTGTTGGAAAAACAGCACCACAAGCTCGTTGGTGCTTCACGGAAGCTTTTGTTCAGGGAGCTAGAGTTCCAGATGAACCAGAGGATCCTAGCGAGGAAGGCCTAGGAAAAAACGACACTAGCCATTGTTGAAAGAGaagtttcttttgtgttttggaGCAGGGGTTGCAAAGATAACTTTTATGAAGAAAAGCAGGAAAGGTGCCTTGGCAATGAGGTGGGTAGGTTGAGTGGGGAGCAGAGCAGATGGCAGGACGGAGTCTTAGGAGAGAGGCCAGAAGTcagaggcagcaggaagagcTAGCAAGCTCCAGCAGCGCTGCCACTCACGTGGGAGACTGAAAATGCCGTGAGCCAGCCGTCCGAAAAGCGTTGACTTCTCGTTTCCTCTCGGCCTGGTTGCGTGTGTGAGGAGGTAGTGTTAACTGTTTCTACACAGCAGCAGACCTAAATGAAGAGAGTGAGTTTGGAGACCCAGCCTGCAGCTCACAGACTGTCATCTCCACTCGATTTCTGTGGCTGTTCCCTTGGCCTCACCCTCAATCTCTAGAAAGGCTTGACGTCTGGAATCTTAAACTGTAACCCAACTCTTGAACGTGAgccttctttccatcttttttacTGTCACGGAACCTGCTGTTTGATGTTGTCCACATCTCTGGTCCCCACCTCTTTGTTTGCATGGACCTTCAAAACAGCAAAGTACTAAAGTTAAAAAGATCAGTTAAGGTTAAGGTAAGTTTAAAGGATGAATATGATAGTGGTGGAATATTGTTAGGATCTGAGATAGCCTGTCAAGTTGGATTtggctttgtggttttttttttttttaacaaatttatttttggttgcgttgggtcttcgttgctgtgtgtgggctttctctagttgcagcgaacgggggctactcttcgttgaggtgcgtgggcttctcttgttgcagagcacaggctctagggtgcaggcttagtagttgtggcgcacaggcgtagttgctccgcggcatgtgggatcttcccagaccagggctcgaatccttgtcccctgcatcgtcaggcggattcttaaccactgggccaccaaagAAGTCCCTTGGCTTTGTTTTGATCCCAATCAGTTTGCACATTACTGTCAATTCTGGCAAACCTGAGGATCATTAAAGGTTTTTTAGCGAGTTCTGTCCACTTTGCAGCTACCTTGCTCTAGATCTGACGGTCCCTGGGAACAAGGACGCAGGATAATCGTTTTGAGAGGGCACAAGTTAAAAGGGGTGGCCAGGACtcctgggtcagggctgggctggagagaggaagagagaattcaGTCACCTGAAGAGAAGAGGGTGTTTAGCCAGGAAGTACAGGTGCTGGACAATCTTTCCTCGGCTGGCCTAGTGCTGATACAGATTGAAAAGCATGATTCTTGAGCTTGGATGATTTACTtgatttaatgtttaattttgttgGTTAGGAAGAAATGCACTAGGGGGCTGTTAAGGCACCGTAAATAAAAACGTCATGAACACTGAGTGTCTTCAGTGTTGAGGCAGTACAGATGGAAAGCACTGAAGTGGTTTGGGAAGGGCTGCCGTACCCTACTGTttgttcctcctcttccccccccTGTTTCTGAATTCTGCCCTCAACATGAATGTGAGCATTAAATATAAAGCTTTAAATGGACTTGGTCTTTCTTTCTCTAGTGTTCTCTCAGAGGACCAAGACAGTTACCTGTGTAATGTCACCTTGTTTAGGAAGGCAGTTGATGACTTCAGACACAAAGCCAGGGAAAACAagtaagattattattttttattttttaatttgttaggtCACCTATACATGGTGTggacaattttgtttttctttcccccccAATTTAGATTCATCGTTCGTGACTTCCAGTATAATGAAGAGGAGATGAAAGcagacaaagaagaaatgaacaggcTTTCGACCGACAAGAAAAAGCAATTTGTATGCATTTTTAATACTTAGTATTATCAGTGTTAAGCAGAAGAAAAAGTGGTACTTActgcttttctttaatttaaaagaaaacaaaacttttctGATTTTGCTTTTGAGACATTTGATTCTATCTTTTTTCTACTAAATAATCAAAATAAGTTTTCTCTAAGCAAGCTGAGATCTGTGAATCcttatcttaaaatatattatcttaaaATTAACCCCCTAAGTCCATATCAGAAGTTAATTTTAAATGCAGTGTTTTGATTAATACCCATATAGTGAGGGGCTATTTTAGTTAAGTAGTAATTCTCTCTCTTCAGtaagaaatttcattttttgaggcagatttttttaatggtgcATGCAGTCTTTTATTGGAGGAATTTGTATTTTAACCATTGGTGAGGTAGTATGTTCTAGACACAATGGAGAACAGGGGTGGAATTGTGAGTGAAAGATGGTGTTGACTTTCTTGCCATCTCAAGTGCAGGATTATTGTGAAGACTGAAGCTTGTATGGAAGGGGAAACATGATGagtgaaaatgtatttttcttgtaatgcaagaggaaataaaagcacattccatttaaaattatttccaagtaCTTTATAAACCATTGCATCTCAGTTGGGAGAAAACTAACCCTAACCAAGTAATGTCAAATAAAACCAACTTGTTGGGGAGGTCCAGATCCCCTTTTAAAGAACAGATATTTTAACCAAAGactttcactttgttatattATCCTTTTTGCATAAATTGATTGTTACATCCAAATGAGCCTAATAATGTTACCTAAATAACTATGAGCTGAACTGATCATGTGTGTCTTTTAAGTATGGATAGGTGGTAATAAgttatttgtcatttgtttctttaaagaagTGTTTTTATTTAGAAGTACTGAATAACTAAATTCAGAAAGAATATATACTACATAATAGAACCATTAAAAATTTAGAACATAATGAACAGGTTTTAGGGATCTAGATCAACTCcctgattttacagataagaaaactaacacCTAGGGATATTAAATGACTTACTACATAGCTGTTTTTCATTATTCCTGAGAAGTTGTGTGTAAttgaattctattttaaatgtataaaatgtttaaGAGTATTGGATagtaaatttagatttttatattttggttttcaaGCCTGTAGAAGGACACGTCTATATTCTGTGTCACCTTAAATGACTTTCGTTAAAACATAGACCTgttttgggatttccctggtgctccagtggttaggactctgcacttccactgcaaggggtgtgggttcgatccctggtcggggaactaagatcccacaagccacgtggtgtggccaaaaaaaaagaaaaaaaaatatatatatatacctttttatGTGTCGTGAATAGATTCAATGGATTTTTGTATCTACTGAGGTTACAGAGTAGTGGCTTAATCTTTTCATCTAATTTAAGGTAAAGTATCCAagataatgagaaaaatgaaacattttaaaagtgaattataATGTGATTTAATGCTCCTAAAGATTCTTACTGGATAGTTGCtcctttaaaaatacttgatttagggcttccctggtagcacagtgattgacagtctgcctgccgatgcaggggatacgggttcgtgccccggtccaggaagatcctacatgccacggagcggctggacccgtgagccatggccgctgggcctgtgcgtccggagcctgtgctccgcaacgggagaggccacaacagtgagaggcccgcgtaccacaaaacaaacaaacaaaaaacttgattTATCTAATTTCTAACTGCCATTTTCAGGACCAAATTTTTggtgattttttctttctttctttctttctctagggACCACTTGTACGGTGGCTGAAAGTGAATTTCAGTGAGGCGTTTATTGCGTGGATTCATGTAAAAGCGTTGAGGGTTTTTGTTGAGTCTGTTTTGAGGTAAAGGAAGTTAATTGAGAAACTTGGAACTAAAGAATTTATAGATCCCTTTACATTGGACCTCTTTATTAAAACACACAGTCTACTAATAGGAAATTGATTTGGAGAAACCAAAGGGCCAGTCGTGAGGGAGAGATTGTCAGTGGTCATACTGCTTATCTCGTGCATGTTGGTCTTGTCCCTTAATACCGGGTTTGAAGAAAGAGATCATGCTGCTGTGCTCTCTGATTCTTTTCTTATTATGTACTTAAGTTAAATGTAGATTATGAAATATTAGCCAGTGTTTGGTTAAAAGAAGAtcaaatattttacatgtagttTGGTACGCAGTATACCTAACGATGCCTTATTTGAAGTCCTCATTTCAATtaacctaaaattttttttattttgaggtacTTAAAATCTCAGTCATCTTGTGGTCCTCTGTACATGTTGCTCatattagaaatatttcaaaatgcttaTCTGCAGTCATGCTCACTATTTGtaaatttctttgaattttcatCGTAGATGTGGGTAGTAATCTCATGTTATTATCATGAAAGCCCTCCATGTTCTTGGGTTCCgaatccatggattcaaccaaccgtggatTGAAAATATTCGAAAAAGaaactccagaaagttccaaaaggcaaaacttgaatttactgAGCACTAGCAATGatttacatagcatttgcatTTTACTTACAACTAAttaacatagcatttacattgtattataagtaatctagagatgattgtaAAGTATActggaggatgtgtgtaggttatatgcaaacactaccccattttatataagggacttgagcatccgtggattttggtatccacaggggtcctGGAGCCAATTCCCTGCAGGTACCTAGAGACACTGTAGTAAGTTTACATATTACCACTGTCTGCTGAGGGTATTCACAGATTACCTTAAAAATTGAAGAGTAATTAAAAGTAATTCCTAGTAGACAGTTGGCTCTCATCCTAAAGAAAGATTTCTAATGGACATTGAGGACCAGAGAAGGTTTGAGTTTCTGCGTATATTAGTTGAATTTGTAAACATGGTCATTAAAGTGAGGCACCCTTTCCCCATTAACTGTGATTAAAGAAGAGTATGAGagtatttgctttaaaaagaaaatctctgcaTATGTTTGCTTGTGTTACATCCTGTATTTCTGCTTATTTATAAGGTATGGCTTGCCAGTGAACTTCCAAGCAATGCTCCTTCAGCCCAAtaagaaaacaatgaagaaactACGGGAAGTATTATATGAATTGTATAAACATCTAGATAGCAGTGCAGCAGCCATTATTGATGTAAGTATTTATTAGACAGCCTGGTAGAAGAGAAACTGGatgaatttcagaaaaaattaTTGGAAGAAGATAAGATGTTATTTAACCTTTTGAAAGTTGCTTTAAGATTCTCAATTTGTTAGTAATTAATTTACCTGATAGCTTAGCAAATAATTTACCTTGTTTACCCCATTTTACTAGTTGCTTCTTGGTATTTCTAAAAGCCAGTTGTTATCTTGCTGTAGATCCGATGTTTATAGCTgcagatatacacacacaaccaGTGATACTAGTTATTTACAAAAGTTATAAATTGCAGAGAGCAAGAAAATAAGTAGTTATTGTAACTTTAGTTGGTAGGAGTAGTGGAGTCAGTAGATGAGCATTTTAAAGGGAACTGTCATTTCTCTAAAATGGTATCTGTTTATGTGTTCTTTTTAAACAGATATAAACGATATGTGTGCTTTtcgttgttgctgttgtttaaaattgtaataggcttttatgtttttgatttcaAATatcttgctgattttttttctctttagtttagGATGGCAGTATTTCACATGTGCACTAGTTAGAACCCATGAAAAAAATCAGGGTTTTTTGAtagaagaaaatgcaggaaaTGACTCTACATTTTGTAGAGTTGGTAATATGTGAAGTCTGTTTGATATATAATTTCCTACCAGCAAATTCTTATAACATGCGTATGTAATAAGTGGTATCTGTAAAAATCActcttggtttatttttatcCAGCATTTTATAAGCCATGTGTCTCCTAAACTCAGTACACCAAGCCTGAGATTAAAGAAGTAATTTTATACAGTATGCATAAGAAAGGATGGTGGGGTGATGCTTAAACACACACAGGCTTTGAGGGCAGAGAGCGCTTCAATCTGGCTTTACTACTCACTCTGTTTCCTAGGGCAAGTCAgcctttatttatatatttatttttaaagatttatttattatttatttattattttaaatttatttttggctgcgtcaggtcttagttgtggcacgcgggatcttccttgaggcatgcagtatcttttgttgcggcacgcggattttctctcctctagttgtggcgcgaaGGCTCCAGGGcccgtgagctcagtag
This genomic window from Kogia breviceps isolate mKogBre1 chromosome 17, mKogBre1 haplotype 1, whole genome shotgun sequence contains:
- the ATP6V1C1 gene encoding V-type proton ATPase subunit C 1, which codes for MTEFWLISAPGEKTCQQTWEKLHAATTKNNNLAVTSKFNIPDLKVGTLDVLVGLSDELAKLDAFVEGVVKKVAQYMADVLEDSKDKVQENLLANGVDLVTYITRFQWDMAKYPIKQSLKNISEIIAKGVTQIDNDLKSRASAYNNLKGNLQNLERKNAGSLLTRSLAEIVKKDDFVLDSEYLVTLLVVVPKLNHNDWIKQYETLAEMVVPRSSNVLSEDQDSYLCNVTLFRKAVDDFRHKARENKFIVRDFQYNEEEMKADKEEMNRLSTDKKKQFGPLVRWLKVNFSEAFIAWIHVKALRVFVESVLRYGLPVNFQAMLLQPNKKTMKKLREVLYELYKHLDSSAAAIIDAPMDIPGLNLSQQEYYPYVYYKIDCNLLEFK